One Carya illinoinensis cultivar Pawnee chromosome 5, C.illinoinensisPawnee_v1, whole genome shotgun sequence genomic window, tgctagtcatCAAATGCATATTGCTAATCGTCAAAAGTATAGTctcttttgtactcctatatatatcgccgtatcctttaaggaattcataagtttaataacctctctgagttctatctctttctctctcaatcttttgaaactctctcatttttcattgaGTTCATAACATATTCTTCATTGTATTGCATTTTGTGATAACAGAGTCTATATATAGACCTTTACGAAGAATCAAAGAATGCGTGTAAGACCAACTACAGCAGAGACTAATAACAATTAAAGTTGAGAATAACGTCTAACGACCGTACCTACTGTGATACTCTAGAAGGAGCACAGTACCACTACTGTGATGTGTGAATGAACTGTGATAGTGATACTGAATGTACTACGGATTGATCAAGAGTGGGAGAATGCTCAGGATGGCACAGTGAAAGCAGATATAATATTGTGATCTTTGTTTAAATTCAATTATACATGACGCAATATGCAAAAACAAGTAATATTTTCACCATTGTACCTTTCTAGCTAattaaaaaaaccaaatgaTTTCTATTGATCATCTTGTGATCAATCTAATTGTATCCATGATAAACAAATAAAGTAACAAAAGGTTATAAAAGTAACGATGATTGATCACAGCCAAAGTAAATTAAAACGCTAGCTGTTACTCATAAAACAGGAAATTAATTTCAGAGGCTTGGCTAGATTTCATAATAGCGAACTAGGGATCGATTTCAAGTTCCAAAGACTTGAGCGAAAGTTTTTTAGTGGCTAATGTAAAACCAAATTGATATGGGTATCCAGGTCCAGGTTATATGTTGATTGCGTTGAACTACATTATATAAGAATGTGAATATGCACAAATATGACAAGAAAAACTTAATTTTCTTAGACTTGGATACCTCATATAAGTTTGGACTTGCATAAGTGGCACAATAGTGTACAGTATCTAGGTCCATATTCTACTTTGATTGCATTGAACTTGTTGGAAAAAACGATGCAAGAAATTAAAGTAAAAGAAGAAATGATCACATGACATAAAGATTTACAAGATTCGGCAACGTGCCTAGGTTCATGAAGTTGCAAAAGATTTGTTTGTCTTAAAGAATCACAAATTATACTTTGGGTGCGAAATATACTATTCTTGACGGTCGTATTGTTCATACTAAACATCTATATTTGATTGTATGGCAGAAACCCTAATTTCATAATTACTGGGTTATTCACTCTACCGAAGTGTCTACCAAGTAGCAGTGTAACGGGTCCAGTTCGATctggttttagacaaaatttaagaCCGAACCGGTATCTActgattttacatttttcaaaaccgattacgcaccgattatCCTCCTAAACCAATACATCGGTTTCAATGGTTTCTGGTccgattttaatatattatataatatatataatatagtatattatagtatataatactatagtaataatatgttgtagtatattataatatatattataattgtgctatagactataatgatatattataatatataatgatatattatagtatattataatatatagtgatatagtattagtataagtGTATAACTAtgaatatgcactatataatattagtataactattaatacaatagacaaaatgatataagattttaaaatttaatattatattaattagtaaggtatcatataataaaaaactattttatatatagttatatattatatataaatattatctataatataaaaaattaaaatatatcaaccggtccggtccggtccggttttagaaaaagaaaattttgaactggaccaattttaagaaaaataaattggtACAGAATCGAACCAAACTCGGGACTGAACCGATcccaccggtttggtccggtccagtcTAATTTACTGGTTTAtcgttttttttacacccctactatTAAGCCTCAAGCGAACTATATGTCTAATATTCGCTCAAGTGACATGTCAAGAGAACTCCCTGCTTAACCTTCGCTCAAGCAATCTGTTACGTGAATGTCAAGCAAACTTGTTGTCTAGCATTTCTCGAGTCACAAACTATATCAAAAACTTAAGATAATGATTTGTCTTTAAGAATTTGAATCTGCAcaaacatgataaaaaaaacataacttTCTTAGACGGTGTACCTACCTACTTATATGGAGTATCCAAGTCCAGGTTCTATGTAATTTACTGCATAGAACTACTTTAAAAACTTGAATatgcacaaatatatatatatatatatatatcaagaaaGCTGGCTTAATTTTCTTAGACCTGAATCTCCATATCAGTATGAATTTGCATCAGTGGCACATGAAGTGTACAATGTACCTAGCTACTGACGAGGTCCAAAGTATTTCCACGTACCAAATGGATTTTACCCGATCCTTATTTTTGACTTGAGCGATTGCATTTTGTGGTAtggctttattttctttcattttgaaatttaagtATTTATTGTTTCAAGTCATGCTGATTTGGAGTTGAGAATGATAAATGATGATGATTAAGATTTAATTACCGAAATGTAATTAACTCACGtaatattctaattataaaCATTTTAATTAAGAGTTAAGGAACATGATCTCAGTTAGGTGGGCTAGACATTTAGCTGCGTGGTGTTCAGACTAAGTACTCCAATCGATCCCTTTCTCATCGTTGTCATCTTTGATTTGTTCTCTCGGACCAATCGACCATTCAAGTTAATATTTAGCTAGCTACCTAACGGTCATGACACATATTCTTtctaacaaataataatttgagCATTAATTCTACGCGGTATATATCAGTAGTCTTCCTCCTCCTCGTGTCCACCAGCCATTAATCCCACACAATTAGGCAAGTCCGTGCACCGATCACTCTCAATTTTAGCCACTCTAGCTCTCGTATCTTTTCCTCTCAACCTAGCCAGCCGCTTAACCTGTATAGAAACAATGGGATCTGAAGCTCTGGTCCATGTTCTTCTGATATCTTTCCCAGGACAAGGCCATGTTAACCCTCTACTCAGGCTTGGCAAGCGCCTTGCTTCAAAGGGTTTGCTTGTAACCTTCTCCACCCCGGAAAGTATTGGCAAACAGATGCGAAAAGCCAGCAATATCACTGACGAGCCTGCCCCAGTTGGTGAGGGATTCATCCGCTTCGAGTTCTTCGAAGATGGATGGGACGAGGACGAGCCAAGGCGCCAAGACTTGGACCAGTACTTACCCCAACTGGAGCTCGTTGGCCAGGAGATCTTCCCCGAGATGATAAGGAGAAACGCAGAACAGGGACGCCCCATCTCTTGCCTAATCAACAACCCTTTTATTCCTTGGGTTTCGGATGTGGCTGAGAGTGTTGGCCTTCCTTCAGCCATGCTTTGGGTACAATCTTGTGCGTGCTTCGCCGCGTACTACCACTACTACCACGGCTTAGTCCCTTTCCCTTCCGAAACCGAACCCTTTATTGATATTCAATTGCCTTGCATGCCACTTTTGAAGTATGACGAAGTTCCAAGCTTCTTGTACCCTACCACTCCGTACCCGTTCCTGAGGAGGGCCATCCTGGGCCAGTACAGGAACTTGGACAAACCCTTCTGCATATTGATGGATACGTTCCAGGAACTGGAGCACGATATCATCGAGTACATGTCCAAGTTCTGCCCTATCAAAACGGTCGGGCCTCTCTTCAAGAACCCCACGGCTCAGGACGCAAACGTCCGCGGAGACTTCATGAAGGCCGATGACTGCATAGAGTGGCTGGACTCAAAGCCACCCCAATCCGTTGTGTACATCTCCTTCGGCAGCGTCGTCTACTTGACTCAAGCCCAGGTGGACGAGATAGCACACGGGATCTTGAACTCTGGGGTCTCGTTCTTATGGGTCATGAAGCCGCCACACAAAGACGCTGGCTACGAACTGCTCGTTCTTCCAGAAGGATTCTTGGAGAAAGCTGGGGACAGAGGTAGGGTGGTCCAATGGAGCCCACAAGAGCAAGTGTTGGCCCACCCCTCCGTTGCATGCTTCGTGACACACTGCGGATGGAACTCGACCGTGGAGTCGCTCACCTCAGGCATGCCGGTGGTGGCTTTCCCGCAATGGGGTGACCAAGTCACGGACGCTGTGTACTTGGTGGATGTGTTCAAGACCGGGGTGAGAATGTGCCGAGGTGAGGCCGAGAACAGGGTAATTACTAGGGATGAGGTGCAGAGATGCTTGCTGGAGGCCACGGCGGGGAGCAAGGCAGAGGAGATGAAGCAGAACGCATTGAAGTGGAAGGCCGAGGCGGATGCTGCTGTGGCGGAGGGTGGTTCCTCCGACCGGAATATTCAAGCCTTCGTGGACGAGGTGAGAAAGAGAAGCACGGCTCTCACCAGTAGGTCAACTACTAGGGGTTGAAGATGTCGCCAATAATTCAGCCACCAATGGGCTTGCAGATTTAGTCGAGTTAAGGGAGAATAATGGGGACGTCAACTTGGTTGTATCCTAATTAATCCTCGGATGATTCCTACTTAACGAATAAAAACAAGGTATGAACTACTACGGGTGGGCACGTGTTAGGGAATGATTGGAAGGTGAACCTCATTCAACGTGGAATAACTAGCTAGGATACCTTCTATAGTGAGGTAGTActgggtttttttattttttgttaacaatcttttttaatatatagatataatataatatagtaattataatGGTTGTGATCTTTCCTGCATAAACAGGCGTCTTTGGTCTGGGCGCTTTgcttgttttagtttttgttaattttattgagtTATTTAATATTAACTTATGCTAGCTCTTAAATTCTAATTTGTGTTtgtaaaggaaaattttatacattatattactattttatttttatttaattaaataaaatataatatatttatcactattaaataattatttattacatatttttttattatttaataataaaaatattacatcttatttaataaaataaaaatatgatatataatctTACTCGTTTGTAAAATTATCTTGTGTTAGAAATGATTTGCTTGTATATCTTTATATGGGTTTGGAAATTGGAAGGTCGTGAGTTTAGGAATGGACGGACAGTGAAGTTGAttcggaaaaataaaaaaaataaaaagaggaagGAAGGATGACCGTAATATGCCACGTCAATACGTGAAATTCcttattaaaatttctttatatctctgacaacttctttcattagccattttcaattaatttttaacgtaaatatataaaaatagtaaaataaataaaatttaaacactGATGGTCAAATCTTCTGAAAGTGACCATTGTCCTTGTAATCTGGAGAAGGGGCCCAGCCATCTACCTCATACCGCTATTCTAGGACGCTACGCAACAAGAATTTACAAGCTAAGCGCACGTACTCAATAAAGTTTGTcaaacttttattaaaaattttaattttataaatttaactagttatttttttaataattatccgtctcaaataataaattttttaaatttattactattttattaaaatattatttattttaattctaattacaATTAAATAAGAACTCGGTGGAAAAGATAAAAACCCAATAATTATCACTCAAAAGAAATCACAAaagaccaaaaataaaaacgaaaAAGTTGTAGTGAATGGAAAGGCTACAAGGATGAGAGACGTAGGGGACCGAAAGATGGTTGCGACCGAGGTGATGGTAGAGTTATCACTATTCtatcatcattttattatttataatatatttatttttttatttttttaagtatttttttaatatatttaattattaaaaaaaatttaaaaatatataattttattaataataatttttttaatcaaagtaaaagaaaattttttaaaaaattaaaaattttaaaaaataataataaaataataataaaatagtaataaaaatattattattatgcgACCCAATGGTAGAGTTGTCACCCTTGGGATCAGCAAAGTAGTCCGGAGGTGGGTCCAAGTTGAGCTTTGTCATTTCTCTCTGAATCCTCTGCCCAGAGACTGCCCACGATATTGTCGTTGAAGATAGATGGGGATGATGAGGCTAGTGGCGCAAATTTCCCTCCTCTTCCTCTCATGATATTATCATGATGCTCTCGCTCTTGCACCATGCACACACCGTAACTTTGTAAACCCACTAAGAGAGATGAAGAGAGGTGAATGGAGAAGCAGAATGCGAGAGCAATTGTGAATTGCACGTCGGGTGGAAAAGAGAAATTTTttatgccaaaataatatttggccaGTAATTTAAACTGATCAGATTTAGCTAGTAAAAatgattaaagttaaaaatattatagaattgTTGAGTTCATTATAATGAGTTTTTAtacaatttaattaaattttggtcaaaATATAGCTGTTTTCAGTCTCCTACCATTGCTCTGAtcctgggaaaaaaaaaaacacaagtagtaaataaataatgaaaatgatATGTACTTTGTCATTTGTATctatcatactttttttttttaatttttttaaatagataaaaaatgctttagataaaaaaaaaaaaaaaaagtatgggtGGCTCTAATATTTATTGCTGATCTAATATAACCCAATAAATAAAGAAGTGTTGGAAATATTATTGTGAAGTAGCCCTTCACAAGTCGCCAAAAGACAACTCACTCCATACGTAATAATCAGGAGTTGCAACTTGCATCATGATGgagaacaaaaaattcaaatacctAATTGATATTGTCATAAACAGCATTTGAGGTACGCGATCATTTTGTAAACTAAGCGAGTCGATTTGGTTGCGCGAGTGATTGAAACTTGAAGGTctccatttaaaaaataaaaaaacactaatatcataaaattattaCGAGTAATTCTATacgtatttataaatttacttataattttatgtataaaatttatttcattaattttattttaaaattttaattttaaattttaaacttcaaaattcttaacatatcaataattaattcaattaaactttttataatttttttttttaaaatatagtaaGCATTTCTCAATTGCTATTGTTATCATCTAGTACCTTTAGTTGGGTTCGACACATCATCGATCCTATCTAAACCGATGACGTAACCAATGACGTAACCAATGATGTAACAAGCATAACTTCCCTAAAAAAAACATGCACTATATCACATGCATTAATACGGTGTTTGCACCAAACACTTGTGAGAAGTGATATCCTTACGACCATTCACcatttatttatcattcttaacaatataatatttttttaatgtttaaatccatcaaatcaaaataaaaattaaattaaaatttaaaaaatatattattttaatctaaaGTTGTAAACAAATTATCAAGTAGTTGGTAGTCTATCATTTTACAACACT contains:
- the LOC122311546 gene encoding gallate 1-beta-glucosyltransferase, with product MGSEALVHVLLISFPGQGHVNPLLRLGKRLASKGLLVTFSTPESIGKQMRKASNITDEPAPVGEGFIRFEFFEDGWDEDEPRRQDLDQYLPQLELVGQEIFPEMIRRNAEQGRPISCLINNPFIPWVSDVAESVGLPSAMLWVQSCACFAAYYHYYHGLVPFPSETEPFIDIQLPCMPLLKYDEVPSFLYPTTPYPFLRRAILGQYRNLDKPFCILMDTFQELEHDIIEYMSKFCPIKTVGPLFKNPTAQDANVRGDFMKADDCIEWLDSKPPQSVVYISFGSVVYLTQAQVDEIAHGILNSGVSFLWVMKPPHKDAGYELLVLPEGFLEKAGDRGRVVQWSPQEQVLAHPSVACFVTHCGWNSTVESLTSGMPVVAFPQWGDQVTDAVYLVDVFKTGVRMCRGEAENRVITRDEVQRCLLEATAGSKAEEMKQNALKWKAEADAAVAEGGSSDRNIQAFVDEVRKRSTALTSRSTTRG